The proteins below come from a single Gordonia pseudamarae genomic window:
- a CDS encoding ABC transporter ATP-binding protein, with protein sequence MEIASVAIFGGVTVAAVVIAAVIPVATAVGLLAPVPLAVVAARTRPRALIAAGVATTGVTFAMAGTGAASGVFISAIIAGIVGDTKRRGRGLPTVALLTLIASPLIAGLTVVLLWILTPLRELMLTAMQNSLDGLGNWVGRIPGLQGTEDFVNGLTRNAVDYWWAWIWISGTLGTAVSIVVAWWVLGAVIDRLADVPAEDTLDQGPASATGGDIAPLPLVVSGIDFAYRENGPLVLSGVDLRLDPGEFVAIVGANGSGKSTLVKIIAGRPPTSGSVHRPGLPGLGRHGGTAMVLQRPESQMLGSRVADDLVWGLPADTDVDVEGLLAEVGLAGFGQRETSDLSGGQQQRLAVAAALARRPRLLIADEVTSMVDPGGRDDILELLAGLPDRYGMTVVLITHRGAEAAAADRVVHLDQGRVVAPPPEWIPRDAASPGHDLGQASHPDTGPYTGWTRPMLALDRVSYTYLPGSPWQVHALNEVSLRVDAGDGLLIVGGNGSGKTTLAWLMAGLLEPGSGTCELDGEPIGKHVGEVGLGFQHARLQLQRANVGDEIMAAGGLDVGTTEVGRVLDLVGLPRAMAARHTDSLSGGQMRRVVLAGLIARKPKVLILDEPLAGLDPYAREEIVSLLEHLRRGGQTIVIISHDYDGLARVCNRRVVLASGSLQPEHAGPDTRGLRQ encoded by the coding sequence ATGGAGATCGCCTCGGTGGCGATCTTCGGTGGCGTCACCGTCGCCGCGGTGGTGATCGCGGCCGTCATCCCGGTGGCCACCGCTGTCGGACTGCTCGCGCCAGTCCCACTCGCGGTGGTCGCCGCCCGGACCCGCCCGCGCGCGTTGATCGCGGCCGGTGTCGCCACCACCGGCGTCACATTCGCGATGGCCGGGACGGGCGCGGCGTCGGGTGTGTTCATCTCGGCGATCATCGCGGGCATCGTCGGCGACACCAAACGCCGCGGCCGCGGACTGCCGACGGTCGCGCTGCTCACGCTCATCGCCTCACCGCTGATCGCCGGCCTGACGGTGGTGCTGCTGTGGATTCTCACACCGCTGCGTGAGCTGATGCTCACGGCCATGCAGAACAGCCTCGACGGTCTGGGCAACTGGGTCGGCAGGATCCCCGGCCTGCAGGGAACCGAGGACTTCGTCAACGGCCTCACCCGCAACGCCGTCGACTACTGGTGGGCCTGGATCTGGATTTCGGGCACCCTGGGAACCGCGGTGTCCATTGTCGTCGCCTGGTGGGTGCTGGGTGCGGTCATCGACCGGCTCGCCGACGTCCCGGCCGAGGACACCCTGGACCAGGGGCCCGCGTCGGCGACGGGCGGGGATATCGCGCCGTTGCCGCTGGTGGTCTCCGGGATCGACTTCGCCTACCGCGAGAACGGCCCGCTCGTGCTGTCCGGCGTCGACCTGCGGTTGGACCCGGGGGAGTTCGTGGCCATCGTCGGCGCCAACGGATCCGGCAAATCGACGCTGGTCAAGATCATCGCCGGCCGGCCGCCCACAAGCGGTTCCGTGCACCGGCCCGGACTGCCGGGGCTGGGCCGCCACGGTGGGACGGCGATGGTGTTGCAGCGGCCCGAGTCGCAGATGCTCGGCTCCCGCGTCGCCGACGACCTCGTCTGGGGACTGCCCGCCGACACCGACGTCGACGTCGAGGGACTGCTCGCCGAGGTCGGGCTCGCCGGTTTCGGTCAGCGGGAGACATCGGATCTGTCGGGCGGCCAGCAGCAGCGCCTCGCGGTTGCCGCGGCGCTCGCACGGCGGCCGCGGCTGCTCATCGCCGACGAGGTCACCTCGATGGTCGATCCCGGCGGCCGCGACGACATTCTCGAACTGCTCGCCGGATTGCCCGACCGATACGGCATGACCGTCGTCCTCATCACCCATCGCGGTGCCGAGGCGGCGGCCGCCGACAGAGTGGTCCACCTGGATCAGGGCAGGGTCGTCGCGCCCCCCCCGGAGTGGATTCCGCGCGATGCCGCATCGCCCGGCCACGACCTCGGGCAGGCGTCGCACCCCGACACCGGACCGTACACCGGGTGGACGCGCCCGATGCTCGCGCTCGATCGGGTCAGCTACACCTATCTGCCCGGCTCGCCGTGGCAGGTGCACGCCCTGAACGAGGTGTCGTTGCGGGTCGATGCCGGTGACGGGCTGCTGATCGTCGGCGGCAACGGCTCCGGCAAGACGACCCTGGCCTGGCTGATGGCGGGCCTGCTCGAACCGGGGTCCGGCACCTGCGAACTCGACGGAGAACCCATCGGCAAACACGTGGGCGAGGTCGGACTCGGCTTCCAGCACGCCCGGCTGCAACTGCAGCGAGCCAACGTGGGCGACGAGATCATGGCGGCGGGCGGACTCGACGTCGGCACCACCGAGGTGGGCCGGGTGCTCGACCTCGTCGGGCTGCCGCGGGCGATGGCCGCCCGGCACACCGACTCGCTCAGCGGCGGCCAGATGCGCCGGGTGGTGCTGGCCGGTCTCATCGCCCGCAAACCGAAGGTGCTGATCCTCGACGAACCGCTCGCCGGTCTCGACCCGTACGCGCGGGAGGAGATCGTGTCGCTGCTCGAACATCTGCGCCGGGGCGGGCAGACGATCGTCATCATCTCGCACGACTATGACGGCCTGGCGCGGGTCTGCAACCGCCGGGTCGTGCTGGCCTCCGGCTCGCTGCAACCCGAACATGCCGGACCGGACACGAGAGGACTCCGACAGTGA
- a CDS encoding peptidase: protein MSSIPIGLTPFHEAGQLNGILISGRWPASTLEWTQTLVASVRIACRPGLLSTTTIFGVVEDRPADAEPDAVGMMLAVGNVIDEKFLEAGRFLHNPPALLMLHPPSHTRPSLPECSDVASGCVLLPGLPELGLEHRAGWAEAEADGTVVTLRNQVGIDPGSDPDTAVLAMLLAA, encoded by the coding sequence ATGTCTTCTATTCCCATAGGCCTCACGCCTTTTCATGAGGCTGGGCAGTTGAACGGAATCCTGATCTCGGGTCGCTGGCCCGCGTCGACGCTGGAGTGGACGCAAACGCTGGTGGCGTCGGTGCGCATCGCGTGCCGGCCCGGTCTTCTCAGCACGACCACGATTTTCGGTGTGGTGGAGGACCGTCCCGCCGACGCCGAGCCGGATGCGGTCGGGATGATGCTGGCGGTGGGCAATGTCATCGACGAGAAGTTCCTGGAGGCGGGCCGGTTTCTGCACAATCCACCGGCACTGCTGATGCTGCATCCGCCGTCGCACACACGGCCGTCGTTGCCGGAGTGCTCGGATGTGGCGTCGGGGTGCGTGCTGCTGCCGGGGCTGCCCGAGCTGGGGCTGGAACATCGAGCCGGCTGGGCGGAGGCCGAGGCCGACGGCACCGTGGTGACGCTGCGCAATCAGGTGGGCATCGACCCCGGCTCGGACCCGGACACGGCGGTACTGGCAATGCTGTTGGCCGCCTGA
- a CDS encoding TMEM165/GDT1 family protein, with translation MIAALLLSFGVIFVAELGDKSQLMAMTYALRYRWWVVLLAITVATTAVHAVSVFFGHFLGMSIPTDLLSILAGLAMIVFGLWTIRGDSLDDDESQRATRVGASVFLAVMSSFFLAELGDKTMLATITLATDNDWLGIWIGSTLGMVAADALAIAVGALLGKHLPERTIAAGAAVLFFAFGVWLLIEGLTGASTVTVIATLSATVAIVGIGVAYIFRILRAPVSPSAPSMPADR, from the coding sequence GTGATTGCTGCCCTGCTCCTGAGCTTCGGCGTGATCTTCGTTGCCGAACTCGGCGACAAGTCACAGCTGATGGCGATGACCTACGCCCTGCGCTACCGCTGGTGGGTGGTGCTCCTGGCCATCACCGTCGCCACCACCGCCGTACACGCGGTGTCGGTGTTCTTCGGCCACTTTCTGGGTATGTCGATCCCCACCGACCTGCTGTCGATCCTCGCCGGCCTGGCGATGATCGTGTTCGGGCTGTGGACCATCCGGGGCGACAGCCTCGATGACGACGAATCCCAGCGGGCCACGCGCGTGGGCGCCTCGGTGTTCCTCGCCGTGATGTCGTCCTTCTTCCTGGCCGAGCTCGGCGACAAGACGATGCTCGCCACCATCACCCTAGCCACCGACAACGACTGGCTGGGCATCTGGATCGGCTCCACGCTCGGCATGGTCGCCGCGGACGCGCTCGCGATCGCCGTGGGAGCGCTGCTCGGGAAACATCTGCCCGAACGCACCATCGCGGCGGGTGCCGCCGTGCTGTTCTTCGCCTTCGGCGTATGGCTGCTCATCGAGGGACTGACCGGCGCGTCCACGGTCACCGTCATCGCCACGCTGTCGGCTACGGTGGCGATCGTCGGCATCGGCGTGGCCTACATCTTCCGCATCCTGCGGGCGCCGGTCAGCCCGTCGGCCCCATCGATGCCTGCTGATCGATAG
- a CDS encoding MAB_1171c family putative transporter — MVSVGIFNTIALVVFSVVFCWRLDQIRKYGGGFQAIALTVSIAALVIAFVTANGDVVEAIDTLTFTGAARVVFYAMLSLGVAALIMVFFFPTPGDTRTRRIGFEAVPLVLSLIGLQVTMLITPLNLRTKDLAQWNAQNIAFGLFFLIASFYLGYGFISCIRSIRQFLRTADGYLKVSLTMLVFGLALLALSSVAQILFVVFGMTSLAQVPWLMRFSQVTAVVGVVLFLMGICYPMLYGRWQAYRSERRRTRDDAELVPLWKLVTGAVPEVVLPAPGKQSATERYHRRIVETRDALTQLSPYLSEDFEIADDDTRVTMVYDAVDSYIHYGRTTGDVRDMLPAEGEGIDADAVPLVRLSRIIAIDQQASIDQQASMGPTG; from the coding sequence GTGGTTTCAGTCGGGATTTTCAACACCATCGCCCTTGTGGTTTTCTCCGTCGTATTTTGTTGGCGTCTGGATCAGATCAGAAAATACGGCGGTGGATTTCAGGCCATTGCGTTGACCGTGTCCATCGCGGCCCTGGTCATCGCCTTCGTCACGGCGAACGGCGACGTTGTCGAGGCGATCGATACGCTGACCTTCACCGGAGCCGCGCGCGTCGTCTTCTACGCGATGCTCTCGCTGGGTGTTGCGGCGCTGATCATGGTGTTCTTCTTCCCGACGCCGGGGGACACGCGCACACGCAGGATCGGTTTCGAGGCCGTGCCCCTGGTGCTGTCGCTGATCGGCCTGCAGGTCACGATGCTCATCACACCGCTGAATCTGCGGACCAAGGACCTCGCCCAATGGAACGCGCAGAATATCGCGTTCGGTCTGTTCTTTCTGATCGCCAGCTTCTATCTCGGATACGGTTTTATCTCGTGCATTCGGAGTATCCGGCAGTTTCTCCGGACGGCCGACGGCTATCTGAAGGTGTCGTTGACGATGCTGGTGTTCGGCCTGGCGTTGTTGGCGCTCAGCTCGGTGGCTCAGATCCTGTTCGTCGTGTTCGGGATGACCTCGTTGGCGCAGGTGCCGTGGCTGATGCGATTCAGCCAGGTCACCGCGGTCGTGGGCGTGGTGCTGTTCCTGATGGGGATCTGCTATCCGATGCTGTACGGCCGGTGGCAGGCGTATCGGTCCGAGCGCCGGCGCACCCGTGACGACGCCGAGTTGGTTCCGCTGTGGAAGCTGGTCACCGGTGCGGTGCCCGAGGTGGTGCTACCCGCACCCGGCAAGCAGTCGGCGACCGAGCGTTATCACCGGCGGATCGTCGAAACGCGCGATGCGCTCACCCAGCTGAGCCCCTACCTGTCGGAGGATTTCGAGATCGCCGACGACGACACCCGCGTCACGATGGTGTATGACGCCGTCGACTCCTACATCCACTACGGCCGGACGACCGGCGACGTCCGGGACATGCTGCCCGCCGAGGGCGAGGGAATCGATGCCGACGCGGTGCCGCTCGTGCGGCTGTCGCGGATCATCGCGATCGATCAGCAGGCATCTATCGATCAGCAGGCATCGATGGGGCCGACGGGCTGA
- a CDS encoding XRE family transcriptional regulator, with translation MSSRGTEKPEGAAARRYDGTAEPARPRQDVVDPGLFARRLEELFRTVPGPNGRAYSAKAIAARSTERGFRLGESYLSQLRSGKAKSPSFRTVEGIAAAFGVDVHYFLEDRAAQRTRDEIDLMRLQADTNVQLAAFRLAGLSSDSVTVVNELIKVLREQQGLPKDPPDLLSTGAQDQISDAQRLRVVGGQQSQD, from the coding sequence TTGAGTTCACGAGGTACGGAAAAGCCAGAGGGTGCAGCAGCCCGTCGCTATGACGGGACCGCGGAGCCCGCACGGCCGCGTCAGGACGTAGTGGATCCGGGGTTGTTCGCGCGTCGGCTCGAGGAGTTGTTCCGCACGGTACCGGGGCCCAACGGCCGCGCCTACAGCGCCAAGGCCATCGCCGCCCGCTCCACCGAGCGCGGGTTCCGGCTGGGCGAATCCTATTTGAGTCAGCTGCGTTCGGGTAAGGCCAAGTCGCCGTCGTTCCGGACCGTCGAGGGTATCGCGGCGGCGTTCGGCGTCGACGTGCACTACTTCTTGGAGGACCGGGCCGCGCAGCGTACCCGCGACGAGATCGATCTGATGCGTCTGCAGGCCGACACCAACGTCCAGCTCGCCGCATTCCGGCTGGCCGGCCTGTCCAGCGACTCGGTCACCGTGGTCAACGAACTGATCAAGGTGCTCCGCGAGCAGCAGGGACTGCCCAAGGATCCGCCGGATCTGTTGTCGACGGGGGCTCAGGACCAGATCTCCGACGCGCAACGCCTGCGTGTCGTCGGCGGCCAGCAGAGCCAAGACTGA